One stretch of Streptomyces sp. NBC_00443 DNA includes these proteins:
- a CDS encoding DUF2269 domain-containing protein, producing the protein MSSTSSRSSTSSRKLSRPARRAALVVHVIASAGWLGLTLGLLALGVTAATTGSAVTVEASVRAMKLFADWLLLPVASLTLLSGLVLALGTQWGLARHRWVYVKFWVTLGTTTATVFALRPGVNSAVEAIAAGGPLPDAGDVLFGPIVSLSAYVFMTVISILKPWGLTRRGRRLRAASARTPSRRTEPARQTT; encoded by the coding sequence ATGTCCTCCACCTCTTCCAGGTCTTCCACGTCATCAAGGAAACTGAGCCGGCCCGCCCGCCGGGCCGCCCTGGTCGTCCATGTCATCGCCTCCGCCGGCTGGCTCGGGCTCACGCTCGGGCTGCTCGCGCTCGGGGTCACCGCGGCCACCACCGGGTCCGCGGTGACCGTGGAGGCGTCGGTGCGGGCCATGAAGCTGTTCGCCGACTGGCTCCTGCTGCCGGTCGCCTCCCTCACGCTGCTCAGCGGGCTCGTACTGGCGCTGGGCACGCAGTGGGGGCTGGCGCGGCACCGCTGGGTCTACGTCAAGTTCTGGGTGACCCTGGGCACGACCACCGCCACCGTCTTCGCCCTGCGCCCCGGCGTGAACTCCGCGGTCGAGGCGATCGCCGCGGGCGGGCCGCTGCCCGACGCCGGGGACGTCCTGTTCGGGCCGATCGTGTCGCTGTCGGCGTACGTCTTCATGACGGTGATCTCGATCCTCAAGCCCTGGGGACTCACGCGCCGAGGCCGACGCCTGCGCGCCGCGTCCGCCCGCACCCCGTCCCGCCGCACCGAGCCCGCCCGTCAGACCACCTGA
- a CDS encoding NAD(P)/FAD-dependent oxidoreductase, whose translation MNERPAPDVRTAVVLGGSHTGMLAARVLAGFVDRVLVVDRDTLPGGPDPRKGLPQARHAHMLWSGGVRAMEELLPGVTEVLRDAGARRLPVTTDVVAMSARGWFRRWPESHHVILAGRDLLDATIRAQVLADERIELVERAEAVGLAGTDAAVTGVRIRAHDGAERMLRAGLVVDATGRGSGAPRWLRALGLPAPQRREVDSGLAYASRLYLAPEDARDGFPVVNVQPDPRAGGPGRAGFLLPIENGRWIVTLSGTRGGEPTDVAEDFVPWAREKLRHPLIGELLENAEPLSDVSVTRATVNRRYFYERMPVWPENFVVLGDALAAFNPVYGHGLAVAAQSAVILRNVIGRQGWAAPGLSRRVQKAVARPVGAAWDLAIGQDVFYPGATETGPTLRERLVAAYVGRLMHTATGNGRIARRVTDVTSLERAAEVLLSPSVLLAAAIGPLKPALNGPPLTAEERKSAGLG comes from the coding sequence ATGAATGAACGCCCCGCCCCAGACGTCAGAACCGCCGTCGTCCTGGGGGGATCCCACACCGGCATGCTCGCGGCCCGCGTGCTCGCCGGATTCGTCGACCGTGTGCTCGTAGTGGACCGGGACACCCTGCCCGGCGGTCCGGACCCCCGCAAGGGGCTGCCGCAGGCACGGCACGCGCACATGCTGTGGTCGGGCGGGGTCCGGGCCATGGAGGAGCTGCTGCCGGGGGTCACCGAGGTGCTCCGGGACGCCGGGGCGCGCCGCCTGCCGGTCACGACGGACGTGGTTGCCATGTCGGCGCGGGGCTGGTTCCGGCGCTGGCCCGAGTCCCACCATGTGATCCTGGCCGGCCGGGACCTGCTGGACGCGACGATCCGGGCGCAGGTCCTCGCCGACGAGCGGATCGAGCTGGTCGAGCGGGCGGAAGCGGTGGGGCTGGCCGGTACGGACGCCGCCGTGACGGGCGTACGGATCCGGGCGCACGACGGCGCCGAGCGCATGCTCCGGGCAGGCCTGGTCGTCGACGCCACGGGCCGCGGCTCCGGGGCGCCCCGGTGGCTCAGGGCCCTCGGTCTTCCCGCACCTCAGCGGCGCGAGGTCGACTCCGGGCTGGCGTACGCCAGTCGGCTCTACCTTGCCCCCGAGGACGCCAGGGACGGCTTCCCGGTCGTCAACGTGCAGCCCGACCCACGGGCCGGCGGACCGGGCCGGGCGGGCTTCCTGCTGCCGATCGAGAACGGCCGGTGGATCGTCACCCTGTCCGGCACCCGGGGCGGCGAACCCACCGACGTGGCCGAGGACTTCGTTCCGTGGGCCCGCGAGAAGCTGCGCCACCCGCTGATCGGCGAACTGCTCGAGAACGCGGAGCCGCTGTCCGACGTGTCGGTCACCCGTGCCACCGTCAATCGCCGCTACTTCTATGAGCGGATGCCGGTGTGGCCGGAGAACTTCGTCGTCCTCGGTGACGCCCTCGCCGCGTTCAACCCGGTCTACGGCCATGGCCTGGCGGTCGCCGCCCAAAGCGCCGTGATCCTGCGAAATGTGATAGGCCGTCAGGGCTGGGCCGCACCGGGCCTGTCACGCCGCGTCCAGAAGGCGGTGGCCCGCCCGGTCGGCGCGGCCTGGGACCTCGCCATCGGGCAGGACGTCTTCTACCCGGGCGCGACAGAAACCGGCCCCACCCTCCGCGAACGGCTCGTCGCGGCCTACGTGGGCCGCCTCATGCACACCGCCACCGGCAACGGCCGAATCGCCCGCCGAGTCACGGACGTGACGTCCCTGGAACGCGCCGCCGAGGTACTGCTGTCCCCGTCCGTCCTACTGGCCGCAGCCATCGGCCCGCTCAAGCCGGCTCTCAACGGACCGCCGTTGACCGCGGAGGAGCGGAAGTCGGCGGGGCTGGGGTAG
- a CDS encoding IclR family transcriptional regulator, translated as MGRLVPAVTRALDILELFLDGDGTLSAPDIVRKLQLPRTTVHELVTTLAARSYIVQVPGQPGRYRLGVRPYQLGSRYAEQLDLAAEGQQVARSVAETCDETVHVAILEGTDVIYIAKVDSTHAVRMVSAAGRRLPAHCTSVGKMLLASLPDSELSSRIPDGAELVAMTPNSITEPGALREALAEIRQRGIAVESRESNPDVSCVAAPVRDRTGQVVAALSISVPMIRWSDERLAELEQLSAKGAAELSERLGHRSVA; from the coding sequence GTGGGACGCCTCGTACCAGCCGTGACCCGGGCTCTCGACATTCTCGAGCTCTTCCTCGACGGGGACGGGACGCTCTCCGCCCCCGACATCGTGCGCAAGCTCCAGTTGCCGCGGACCACCGTGCATGAGCTGGTGACCACTCTGGCCGCTCGGTCGTACATCGTCCAGGTGCCGGGTCAGCCGGGACGGTACCGCCTGGGCGTACGGCCGTACCAGCTCGGCAGCCGGTACGCCGAGCAGCTCGACCTCGCGGCCGAGGGGCAGCAGGTCGCCCGGTCCGTCGCGGAGACCTGCGACGAGACCGTGCACGTGGCGATCCTGGAGGGCACGGACGTCATCTACATCGCCAAGGTCGACTCGACGCACGCGGTGCGGATGGTGTCCGCGGCGGGCCGTCGGCTGCCTGCCCACTGCACGTCGGTCGGCAAGATGCTGCTGGCCTCCCTTCCCGACTCGGAGCTGTCGTCCCGTATCCCCGACGGGGCCGAGCTCGTCGCCATGACGCCCAACAGCATCACCGAGCCCGGCGCGCTGCGCGAGGCCCTCGCTGAGATTCGGCAGCGCGGCATCGCCGTCGAGAGCCGGGAGTCCAACCCGGACGTGTCGTGCGTGGCCGCGCCGGTGCGGGACCGTACCGGGCAGGTCGTTGCCGCGCTGTCCATCTCCGTGCCGATGATCCGCTGGAGCGACGAGCGGCTCGCCGAGCTGGAGCAGCTCTCCGCCAAGGGGGCCGCCGAACTGTCGGAGCGCCTGGGGCACCGGAGCGTTGCGTGA
- a CDS encoding glycosyltransferase family 4 protein, producing MPQHVPSQLRATLPWASQQHPPALPPHPRRIVFLAHRDLGNRSAGGSELLVDRLADGLTHLGHQVTLLCGGPAAYRDYRVVSAGGSYGHYLRARSAFARQVGDCDLLVEVCNGMPYFAPLWHRGPTLCLVNHVHTDLWKMRFGGALAPAARLGRRLEHWALTGAQQRSLMVAVSPSTAQALRGIGVDRERIRVVHNGVEEPGPLGDRSPEPLFVAVGRLVEYKRIDLLLRLWERVRPVTGGRLVIVGDGPERASLEQLAGPGVEFVGHVPEAEKHRLLCAAWLLLHPSAVEGWGLVVTEAATRETPTIAFDVPGLRDSVVDGETGVLAAGESSFAAAWCTLALSGHRRELMGKAARDRAARYRWDRTVRQFLAVASEAVRRDA from the coding sequence ATGCCCCAGCACGTGCCTTCCCAGCTGCGCGCCACCCTCCCCTGGGCGTCGCAGCAGCACCCTCCGGCGCTTCCCCCACATCCGCGCCGAATCGTTTTTCTCGCCCACCGTGACCTGGGCAACCGGTCCGCCGGCGGCTCCGAGCTGCTGGTCGACCGTCTCGCCGACGGACTGACCCACCTCGGCCACCAGGTCACCCTCCTGTGCGGGGGCCCCGCGGCCTACCGCGACTACCGGGTCGTGTCCGCCGGTGGTTCCTACGGTCACTACCTGCGTGCCCGGTCCGCCTTCGCCCGTCAGGTCGGTGACTGCGATCTGCTGGTCGAGGTCTGCAACGGGATGCCGTACTTCGCCCCCCTCTGGCATCGCGGGCCGACGTTGTGCCTGGTCAACCACGTACACACCGACTTGTGGAAGATGCGGTTCGGCGGGGCACTGGCGCCTGCCGCGCGGCTCGGGCGAAGACTGGAGCACTGGGCGCTGACCGGTGCGCAGCAACGGAGTCTGATGGTTGCCGTGTCTCCGTCGACCGCGCAGGCGCTGCGCGGGATCGGCGTCGACCGGGAACGTATCCGTGTGGTGCACAACGGTGTGGAGGAGCCCGGCCCCCTGGGTGACCGCTCGCCGGAGCCGCTGTTCGTGGCCGTCGGGCGGCTGGTCGAGTACAAGCGGATCGATCTGCTGCTGCGGTTGTGGGAGCGGGTGCGGCCCGTGACCGGGGGGCGGCTCGTCATCGTCGGGGACGGGCCCGAGCGGGCGTCTCTTGAGCAACTTGCCGGGCCCGGCGTCGAGTTCGTCGGCCATGTGCCGGAGGCGGAGAAGCACCGGCTGCTGTGTGCGGCGTGGCTGCTGCTTCATCCCTCGGCCGTGGAGGGGTGGGGGCTCGTCGTCACCGAGGCCGCCACCCGGGAGACGCCGACCATTGCCTTTGATGTGCCTGGGCTGCGGGATTCCGTCGTGGACGGGGAGACGGGGGTGCTTGCCGCCGGGGAATCGTCCTTTGCCGCCGCCTGGTGCACGCTCGCGTTGTCCGGACATCGGCGGGAGTTGATGGGCAAGGCCGCGCGGGACCGGGCGGCGCGCTATCGCTGGGACCGGACTGTGCGGCAGTTCCTGGCGGTTGCTTCGGAGGCCGTACGCCGTGACGCCTAA
- a CDS encoding DUF3068 domain-containing protein, whose amino-acid sequence MRRTASPASLILLGLGTFLLVLAPMLAWYVAPRAAVNPIDIDTTAVYKGTGSVFDTDKVETVPDQNITVTQRVRGNVAESERSGNAVWDVITTVDTDKSLPADDPHDALDFTPHRWVMDRTTTKPVHCCEETPYIEGEAYLKFPFDVEKRSYQWWDNTGGTTITLRYDGTEKIQGYTGYRFTGTVAPRKVGTRLVPGTLVDEPDRPQVLAEEWYSNHGFRLVVDQATGRVIYAQTGPRRTLRAPGGEKDAAVLLDSEKIAFTTATQKEAVRQAKRDSGLLRMVGEMLPIGTAGAGFVLAVVGGVLVVRGRKRPESPGAVEMPQPSLTM is encoded by the coding sequence ATGCGCCGTACAGCCTCACCTGCCTCGTTGATCCTGCTGGGCCTCGGCACGTTTCTGCTGGTACTGGCGCCCATGCTCGCCTGGTACGTGGCCCCGCGTGCCGCCGTGAACCCCATCGACATCGACACCACCGCCGTCTACAAAGGCACCGGCAGCGTCTTCGACACCGACAAGGTCGAGACCGTGCCGGACCAGAACATCACCGTCACCCAGCGCGTGCGCGGCAATGTGGCGGAAAGTGAGCGCAGCGGCAACGCCGTCTGGGACGTCATCACCACCGTCGACACCGACAAGTCGCTGCCGGCCGACGACCCGCACGACGCACTGGACTTCACCCCGCACCGCTGGGTGATGGACCGCACCACGACGAAGCCGGTGCACTGCTGCGAGGAGACGCCGTACATCGAGGGCGAGGCGTATCTGAAGTTCCCGTTCGACGTGGAGAAACGCTCCTACCAGTGGTGGGACAACACCGGCGGGACCACCATCACCCTGCGGTACGACGGCACCGAGAAGATCCAGGGCTACACGGGATACCGGTTCACCGGGACGGTCGCGCCCCGCAAGGTCGGCACCCGGCTCGTCCCCGGCACCCTCGTCGACGAGCCGGACCGGCCGCAGGTGCTGGCCGAGGAGTGGTACTCCAACCACGGGTTCAGGCTGGTCGTGGATCAGGCCACGGGCCGTGTGATCTACGCGCAGACCGGCCCGCGCCGCACCCTGCGGGCGCCCGGCGGCGAGAAGGACGCGGCGGTGCTGCTGGACAGCGAGAAGATCGCGTTCACCACGGCCACACAGAAAGAGGCCGTACGGCAGGCGAAACGGGACAGCGGTCTGCTGCGCATGGTGGGCGAGATGCTGCCGATCGGGACTGCTGGGGCGGGATTCGTGCTTGCGGTGGTGGGTGGCGTTCTGGTGGTACGAGGCCGGAAGCGCCCTGAATCTCCCGGTGCGGTCGAGATGCCCCAGCCGTCGCTCACAATGTGA
- a CDS encoding SMP-30/gluconolactonase/LRE family protein → MRAPYEVAVRAEAQLGEGPTWDPASGRLVWIDILGARIHTYDPVSGRRTVRTTHQHIGAVKPRVGGGLVLNLRDGVAVLDPDHSFRWLHHEPVSGRRANDAAVAPDGSLWAGTMRYDEAPGGGTLSRITGEASVEVVLDDVAVSNGTGWSPDGQLMYYIDSPTRRVDVFDFADGRALNRRPLVEIEDGAGFPDGLTVDAEGCVWVALWEGSAVRRYTPDGELDRVVPLPVPRVTACAFAGPDLTDLYITTARVGLASPPALSGSVFVVPGAGKGLAQPAFKG, encoded by the coding sequence GTGAGGGCGCCGTACGAGGTGGCGGTGCGTGCGGAGGCGCAGCTCGGTGAGGGGCCGACCTGGGATCCGGCGAGTGGCCGGCTCGTCTGGATCGACATCCTCGGTGCGCGGATACACACCTACGACCCCGTCTCCGGGCGGCGCACGGTCCGTACGACGCACCAGCACATCGGCGCCGTCAAGCCGCGCGTCGGCGGCGGGCTCGTCCTCAACCTCCGGGACGGCGTGGCGGTGCTCGACCCGGACCACAGCTTCCGCTGGCTGCATCACGAACCCGTCTCCGGCCGCCGCGCCAACGACGCCGCAGTCGCGCCCGACGGGTCCCTGTGGGCGGGCACCATGCGCTACGACGAGGCGCCGGGCGGCGGCACCCTGTCCCGGATCACCGGTGAGGCCTCCGTCGAGGTGGTCCTCGACGACGTGGCGGTGAGCAACGGCACGGGCTGGAGTCCGGACGGGCAGCTCATGTACTACATCGACTCGCCGACGCGCCGCGTCGACGTCTTCGACTTCGCCGACGGGCGGGCTCTGAACCGGCGCCCGCTGGTCGAGATCGAGGACGGCGCCGGCTTCCCGGACGGGCTCACCGTCGACGCCGAGGGCTGCGTGTGGGTGGCGCTGTGGGAGGGCTCGGCGGTGCGCCGGTACACGCCCGACGGTGAGTTGGACCGGGTGGTCCCGCTTCCCGTGCCCCGGGTGACGGCGTGCGCCTTCGCCGGCCCCGACCTGACCGACCTGTACATCACCACGGCCCGCGTCGGCCTCGCCTCGCCGCCCGCGCTGTCGGGTTCGGTGTTCGTGGTGCCGGGCGCGGGGAAGGGGCTGGCACAGCCGGCGTTCAAGGGCTGA
- a CDS encoding class I SAM-dependent methyltransferase has product MPVRRGWSRSRGGAENVTAPRPYRGASPPPVVKDPSFRRSLALFRAFLHEQDDPEACYSLLARDAVDQVEAYDGPVAGRTVVDVGGGGGYFTEEFRRRGAYAYLFEPDVAELGAKPPEGAVVADGYLLPLRDGVADVTFSSNVLEHVADPQTFLSELARVTRPGGLIYVSFTNWLSPWGGHEWAPWHYFGAERARARYRRRTGRAAKHTLGENLFAVHIGATLRQVRARDDVEVVSARSRYWPFLAEAVVKAPGIREFATWNLLLILRRCPP; this is encoded by the coding sequence GTGCCGGTGCGTCGTGGCTGGTCGCGCTCACGCGGCGGAGCCGAAAATGTCACAGCCCCGCGCCCCTATCGGGGCGCTTCACCACCCCCGGTTGTCAAGGACCCCTCCTTTCGGCGGTCCCTCGCTCTCTTCCGGGCCTTTCTTCATGAGCAGGACGATCCCGAGGCTTGTTATTCACTGCTCGCCCGTGACGCCGTCGATCAAGTCGAGGCCTACGACGGTCCCGTCGCCGGGCGTACCGTCGTCGATGTCGGTGGTGGTGGCGGGTATTTCACCGAGGAGTTCCGGCGGCGAGGTGCGTATGCCTACCTCTTCGAGCCGGACGTGGCGGAACTCGGTGCGAAGCCGCCCGAAGGGGCCGTCGTCGCCGACGGGTACTTGCTCCCCCTGCGTGACGGTGTCGCCGATGTCACGTTCTCCTCCAATGTGCTGGAGCATGTGGCCGATCCGCAGACGTTCCTCAGCGAGCTGGCCCGGGTGACCCGGCCCGGTGGGCTGATCTACGTGTCGTTCACGAACTGGCTGTCCCCGTGGGGCGGTCACGAGTGGGCCCCCTGGCACTACTTCGGTGCCGAGCGGGCCCGGGCCCGCTACCGGCGCCGTACCGGACGGGCCGCCAAGCACACTCTCGGCGAGAACCTGTTCGCCGTGCACATCGGCGCCACTCTGCGTCAGGTCCGCGCCCGTGACGACGTAGAGGTCGTCTCGGCGCGCTCCCGCTACTGGCCGTTCCTCGCGGAGGCCGTCGTGAAGGCGCCCGGCATACGCGAGTTCGCCACCTGGAACCTCCTCCTCATCCTCAGGCGGTGCCCACCATGA
- a CDS encoding aminoglycoside phosphotransferase family protein, whose amino-acid sequence MDEVKVVVAHSERATLRVGDVFLKVDADQARIDVEVEAMAVVPVPTAEVLWRKPPVLAIAAVPGTALGRLGEPSNASPAAWAAAGAAVRKLHDAPLPPRPGRAGRSVDALVAELAGECEWLVTNGVLPADLVTRNRQVAEAALRPWTAAFTHGDLQIAHVFVDGDEVTGIIDWSEAGRGDALYDLATLTLGHEEHLGDVIAGYGTDVDLDVIRAWWSLRSLLGVRWLVEHGFDPSAPGCEVDVLRSRM is encoded by the coding sequence ATGGATGAGGTCAAGGTCGTCGTCGCCCATTCCGAGCGCGCGACCCTGCGCGTCGGCGACGTGTTCCTGAAGGTGGACGCCGATCAGGCGCGTATCGACGTCGAGGTCGAGGCGATGGCGGTGGTGCCGGTCCCGACCGCGGAGGTCCTGTGGCGCAAGCCTCCCGTGCTGGCGATCGCCGCGGTCCCGGGGACGGCGCTCGGCCGCCTCGGCGAGCCGTCGAACGCGTCCCCGGCGGCGTGGGCCGCGGCGGGTGCCGCCGTCCGGAAGCTGCACGACGCGCCGTTGCCTCCCCGGCCCGGCCGGGCAGGCCGGAGCGTCGACGCGTTGGTGGCGGAGCTCGCCGGCGAGTGCGAGTGGCTCGTGACGAACGGTGTCCTGCCCGCCGACCTGGTCACGCGCAACCGTCAGGTCGCCGAGGCCGCGCTCCGGCCGTGGACTGCGGCGTTCACGCACGGCGATCTGCAGATCGCTCACGTGTTCGTCGACGGTGACGAGGTCACGGGCATCATCGACTGGTCGGAGGCGGGCCGGGGCGATGCCCTGTACGACCTCGCCACCTTGACGCTCGGACACGAGGAACACCTGGGCGACGTCATCGCCGGGTACGGCACCGACGTCGACCTCGACGTGATCCGCGCGTGGTGGTCGCTGCGCAGCCTGCTGGGGGTTCGCTGGCTGGTCGAGCACGGCTTCGACCCGTCCGCGCCGGGCTGTGAGGTCGACGTACTGAGATCCCGGATGTGA